Proteins encoded within one genomic window of Gigantopelta aegis isolate Gae_Host chromosome 2, Gae_host_genome, whole genome shotgun sequence:
- the LOC121377413 gene encoding uncharacterized protein LOC121377413, whose amino-acid sequence MLELMTWNEIVNSLTAEGKLKKAAIFDMNGEKLAGTTGVRILGLEARGIVKCLALSTPTNTIFALFVEDARYSCFVVDEDTLIGKTTSDIFVAHKSNNVLICGFSDVHSKVSCLSGVKNFARRIGGQVGPNVTVPTLI is encoded by the coding sequence ATGTTAGAACTCATGACGTGGAATGAAATCGTCAACAGCCTGACCGCCGAAGGAAAACTCAAGAAAGCGGCCATCTTCGACATGAACGGAGAAAAACTGGCCGGGACGACTGGTGTAAGAATACTTGGACTGGAGGCCAGGGGTATCGTCAAATGTCTGGCCCTCTCAACGCCGACCAACACCATCTTTGCGCTGTTCGTCGAAGATGCCAGGTACAGTTGTTTCGTCGTCGACGAAGATACGTTAATTGGGAAAACTACTTCGGACATATTCGTTGCTCACAAAAGCAACAACGTGTTGATATGTGGGTTTTCAGACGTCCATTCGAAGGTTTCGTGTCTCAGCGGTGTCAAGAATTTTGCCAGGCGTATCGGCGGACAGGTTGGACCTAACGTGACAGTCCCAACATTAATATGA
- the LOC121382564 gene encoding transcriptional repressor p66-beta-like, translated as METMDDKSSPPEKESDVGTDDKSPVVEDQSVKSEDNDRKRSSPEDDSSSSDIPEKRPKLDPEVDEDQSTEDKKAENKMRDQDVDNDADDKKKSEKMSVDEQEKLEETAVEDEEKLEKTAVEDKEKLEKTAVEDKEKLEKMAVDEEKSEKTSVDEKEKSEKTSVDEKEKSEKTAVDEKEQLEKTAVEDKDTPENTVDDDKDKNNTSAKTESNEEKSLPSDSDKMDVPYLNGGGDDMSSSKSGSDSEKENRNRGTDGTNVNRKAKSDVITLSDESDEDSGKVVEDFVDEITPEEIKLRRKIVKRLQGELRNEEAKLVLLKKLRQSQLSHQMQDSTTERPKTNNIQHPGAPPPLVRGQQGSTSMKLPQSNHNGHHSQALPHQSRNSQIQARQSSHGPPPLVNMTPRMSNHQSMSQHHGINRNLMPNHQGHRGNMSHIMPGYRQNHVQPSPQHMAQRQEEQQTPAQRQAAAKLALRKQLEKTLLQIPPPKPPPPEMNFIPSLASPDFIILLGLEEVVNFIIDSQLIAKGQKNPDEKFVCNPFSCVQCGADFTPVWKREKPGSRNVICEHCVTTNQKKALKQEHTNRLKSAFVKALQQEQEIERMQAQSLSQTSSTPQSHPIAATTAAVVPSAASPMGGISSSSVMNLTSYKPSPEQLRQHQNFIQAHQAQLRASSTLGLPFVQRGPFPYQLPFTKPSDIQRQYFLDLLPRGGNMSWKS; from the exons atg gaaACGATGGATGACAAAAGTTCACCTCCAGAAAAGGAAAGTGATGTTGG TACTGATGACAAAAGTCCAGTCGTGGAAGACCAGTCAGTAAAGTCTGAGGACAATGATAGAAAGAGGTCATCCCCTGAAGATGACAGCAGCAGCTCGGATATCCCGGAGAAAAG ACCAAAGTTGGACCCAGAAGTTGATGAGGATCAAAGCACTGAGGACAAAAAGGCCGAGAACAAAATGAGGGACCAGGATGTGGATAATGATGCTGATGATAAAAAGAAATCCGAAAAGATGTCTGTTGATGAGCAAGAGAAATTGGAGGAGACAGCTGTTGAAGACGAAGAGAAATTAGAGAAGACAGCTGTTGAAGACAAAGAGAAATTGGAGAAGACAGCTGTTGAAGACAAAGAGAAATTGGAAAAGATGGCTGTTGATGAAGAGAAATCAGAGAAGACAAGTGTTGATGAGAAAGAGAAATCGGAGAAGACAAGCGTTGATGAGAAAGAGAAATCAGAGAAGACAGCTGTTGATGAGAAAGAGCAATTGGAAAAGACAGCTGTTGAAGACAAAGATACACCAGAGAATACAGTTGATGATGATAAAGACAAAAATAACACTAGTGCTAAAACTGAATCAAATGAAGAAAAGTCGCTTCCTTCAGATTCTGATAAGATGGATGTTCCTTACTTAAATGGTGGTGGTGACGACATGTCTTCTAGCAAGTCGGGATCAGACAGTGAAAAAGAGAATCGGAATCGTGGGACCGACGGCACAAATGTGAATCGAAAAGCCAAGTCTGATGTTATTACTCTCTCGGATGAGTCTGATGAGGATTCGGGGAAAGTAGTCGAAGACTTTGTTGACGAGATCACCCCTGAGGAGATTAAACTTAGGCGAAAGATTGTAAAAAGACTGCAGGGCGAGTTGCGCAATGAAGAGGCTAAGCTCGTCCTCCTGAAGAAGCTGCGACAGAGTCAGCTGTCTCACCAGATGCAGGATAGTACGACCGAGAGGCCAAAGACCAACAACATCCAGCATCCTGGTGCACCTCCTCCACTGGTTCGTGGCCAGCAAGGAAGCACATCGATGAAGCTTCCACAGTCAAACCACAATGGACACCACTCGCAGGCATTGCCCCATCAGAGCCGCAACTCGCAGATACAGGCTCGACAGTCGAGTCATGGTCCACCGCCTCTCGTGAACATGACTCCGAGGATGAGCAACCACCAGTCGATGTCCCAGCACCATGGAATAAACCGCAACCTGATGCCCAATCACCAGGGTCACAGAGGGAACATGTCACACATAATGCCAGGGTACCGGCAGAACCACGTGCAGCCTTCTCCACAGCACATGGCCCAGAGGCAGGAAGAGCAGCAGACGCCAGCCCAGAGACAGGCGGCTGCCAAACTGGCACTGAGGAAACAGCTGGAGAAGACACTCCTACAGATTCCACCACCCAAACCGCCACCACCGGAGATGAACTTCATCCCGAGCTTGGCAAGTCCCGACTTCATCATCCTGTTGGGGCTGGAGGAGGTTGTTAACTTCATCATCGATTCGCAGCTGATTGCTAAGGGCCAGAAGAACCCCGATGAAAAGTTTGTCTGCAATCCGTTCTCGTGCGTCCAGTGCGGGGCGGATTTCACGCCCGTGTGGAAGCGTGAGAAGCCTGGTTCGCGGAACGTGATCTGTGAGCACTGTGTGACGACGAATCAAAAGAAGGCATTGAAGCAGGAGCACACAAACCGTCTGAAAAGTGCATTCGTCAAGGCTCTCCAACAGGAGCAGGAGATCGAGAGGATGCAGGCTCAGAGTCTAAGCCAGACATCGTCAACACCACAGTCGCATCCCATCGCTGCAACCACGGCAGCTGTGGTCCCTTCAGCTGCCAGCCCGATGGGGGGCATTTCCAGTTCGTCGGTGATGAACCTGACTTCGTACAAACCTAGTCCTGAACAGCTGCGACAGCACCAGAACTTCATTCAGGCCCATCAGGCTCAGCTACGGGCAAGCTCCACTCTCGGACTTCCATTTGTTCAACGTGGACCTTTCCCATATCAGCTTCCTTTTACAAAACCTTCTGACATTCAGAGGCAATATTTTCTTGACCTTTTACCACGTGGCGGAAATATGTCGTGGAAATCATAA